The Microcystis panniformis FACHB-1757 region TATTGAGTTTGATTATCAACCCCTATATGACAGGGGTGGTTTTACCCGTGGACGGTGGAGTTACTCTTTAATCCCTAACTGGACTTAAACCCTCAACCCGGGAAAGTGATACTAAATCCTCTTTAAAGGGTATAGGAGGGAGTGGGAAGCGGGTTTTTAAAGTTGGATTAAGGGTTGATCATAGTACATAAGTTCGATTTTTTGCGATCGCTTGTCAGCCGCGCTCGATCATTGAAAATCTAACATAGAACTTGTAGATTTTTCTACCCATCCTAGCCGATTTTTTACGTTGTAAACTGCCAGTTTTACCATATTCATGCTCGCAGATATTCTGTAAGGATTTGCTGGCTTTTTAGGGTTAGGATCTATTTTAACGACATTTCCACTCCAAAGATCACTACCAGTTGCCCAGTCTAATCCAGCCAACAATGAAATTTTAGCACTATCAAAACTGTTGTTATTTTCATCATAAATATCGTGCAACAAGTATCCTAATATTTCTAAGCCTACACTACGTCCTAAAATACAACTTGTCTGAAATTGAGTTAACTGATCAACGGTTAATTTATCTGTGCTATTCTCCGCTATTTCTCTAGTTTGAGAACACTCATGAAAAAACTGATTTAAACATTTAGATAAAACCTCAGATGATTCTTCAACGCTTATCTCTGTTAAATCAGAACTAATGTCGTTATCAAATGCTAAACTTACTAATTTAGCCACATAGTTAAATGTATAAATAAGTTTCTTTTTTAACGAAGTTTGATCTTTGATAGCTTCTGTTTTACCATCAAACATAGACACTTGATAGAGTAAATTTTTAGTAATACCCACCCGTCCTTCAAATTCACCAAAGGAAAGGAGTAATGATTTATCTAAAGGTCTTGTTTGAGCCATATCTCTAAAATCAGTTTGGCATTGTCTAAAATCCCCTTCCAAGACCAAAGTAATAGGAAAATCATTATCACCGATTAGTTCCCCCTCAGAATTTGTAATCAATTCGTGAATAGCGCGTTTACGATGTTGACCATCTGTAATATCTAATTTGATTCCACGCCCAATTACAACCAAGCATAGCCCACGAGCAAGATCGATCAGCTTAATTTTTTCTGGATCAACATTAGCTGTTAGAGTTCCTAAAATCCATGGTTTATCTTGTTTAATCCGCTTAAGGATATATTCTTTAACTTCCTCTGTATGTCCTTGAACCTCTGGGCGATTTTTTCCTGAATCGGGATCGTTCCCTGTAGATGGCTTTGCTTGGAGCAAGGTTGGTAAATCATGAGCGGGAACGTTTATTTGAACCATTTTTCGTTTTCCTTGTTGGAAAACTAGCCCAAGATAGCATTTCTCTCTGTAATGCTCAGAAAAGTAGTATTCCAGTACCTGATTCAGTTGTTGAGTCAAATCTGAAGAATGAGCTGCAATATCAGACATAATAGAAAAAAATACCAAAAAACACTCAATAATCATATATTATAGCAGTTATCTTAATGATGAGGCACGAAGTTTTCGTTTTGGGGAATAGGGAACGCCAGAATAGGGAACAAGGAACAGCAGCTGATCGCCCAAGGATGATGCCAAATCCCGTCATACTTCATCTTTAGGCGAAACTCTGTAGTCATCCTTGAGACACTCAGTATCGAGAGAAATACGGACTTTTTATGACAGATACCCTCAAATCAGATAAGTCGCCTATCCGTACTATTGCGGAGTTTGTCGAGGATTTAAATTATTTAACTCAAGAAATACAGGAATTATACTGTGCAGATACTATTCCTTGGGTTGTGGGAGTATCATGGGGAAAAGATAGTACAAGTATATTGCAGTTAATCTGGAATGCGATCGCTGCCTTACCATTAGAGAAGCGACACAAAACCATTCATGTCATCACTACCGATACTTTTGTTGAAAACCCAATTGTTTCTACTTGGGTACGCAGATGTATTAGACAGCTTACAGAAGCGGCAAAACAGCAACAAATGCCTGTTAAATCGCATCTACTGCATCCTGAAGTTGACGCTACTTTCTGGGTTTGTTTGATAGGAAAAGGATATCCTGCTCCAAGGCACGGCTTTCGTTGGTGTACTGATCGCATGAAAATTCAGCCTGTCAATAACTTTATTCGCAATTTAGTCAGAGTTCATTGTGAAACTATTGTTGTGCTAGGAATTAGGAAGGCTGAAAGTCAAGCGCGAGCAATCACCATGAAAAAACATGAAATAGGTAGAGTTCGTGACAGATTAAGCCCCAATGGACGTTTAATCAACTCTTTGATTTATACTCCCATAGAAGATTGGCGTACTGATGAAGTATGGATGTACTTAATGCAGTGGGAAAATCCCTGGGGAGGAGATAACAAAGAATTATTAGCAATGTATAGAGGAGCGACTGCGGATAATGAATGTCCCCTAGTGGTAGATACTTCCACTCCTAGCTGTGGAGATTCGCGCTTTGGTTGTTGGGTGTGTACGTTGGTGAATAAAGATAAATCGATGGAGGCAATGATACAGAATGACGAAGAAAAAGAATGGTTACAACCACTTTTAGAGCTTCGCAACGAATTAGACTTAAAAAACGACAGAGAAAGGCGAGATTTTCGCCGTATTTATGGCAAGGTTGAACTTTTTGGTTCAGACAAGATCGAACCCATACCCGGTCCTTATACTAAAAAATGGCGGGAATATTGGCTGAGAAGGGTATTAGAAGCTCAGGAGAGCGTGCGTACTAATGCCCCAGAGGAGATGAAAGATATTACCCTAATTACCACGGAGGAACTCAGCGAAATTCGCCGGATTTGGAGGGAAGAAAAGCACGAATTTGATGACCAATTACCGAAGATTTATAAACAAGTGACTGGAGAAACTTTTCAAGATCCGCGACCGGGGGCGGATAATAATCTTTTGGGGAGTGAAGAATGGGATATCCTCGCGGATATCTGTGCCGAGGATTCCATGCACCTAGAATTATTGGCTAAACTTATCGATACAGAACGTCAATATTTTCTCAAAATCTCTCGCAAGGGTATTTACAAAGACCTAGAAAAATGCTTTGAGTCTAGTTCTCGTAGTAAAGAGGAAGCGATCGAAAATGCTCGTTATGTCTATGATCTAAAGAATGCCGCTCAAAGTGGCAATATTGCTCAGGTGAAAGAACAACTCAAAGAGAGTTTTAGTGAACCGGAAAAAGACCCGCAAAAACAGTTAACTTGGGCCAGTATGAAATTCCCTACAACCGTTGAGGAGGAGGAATAACGGGTTTATGTAGGGTTTGCTGAATAAATCTAACAACCTTGTTGGATAAGGTTTTTAGACTTTTTTCCCTCAAAAAGTGCCGACCCTTGTAGTGATTGGGGGGAAAATCCCTGGACTTTTTCCCTGAAAATTAGGTAATTGACCACCTGAAAATGGGTAAAACCCCACACCCCACACCCCACACCCCACACCCTACCCCCACGAAAAACTTTTTGCCGCAAACCCTATGTAAACTGGCG contains the following coding sequences:
- a CDS encoding DNA sulfur modification protein DndB, whose translation is MIIECFLVFFSIMSDIAAHSSDLTQQLNQVLEYYFSEHYREKCYLGLVFQQGKRKMVQINVPAHDLPTLLQAKPSTGNDPDSGKNRPEVQGHTEEVKEYILKRIKQDKPWILGTLTANVDPEKIKLIDLARGLCLVVIGRGIKLDITDGQHRKRAIHELITNSEGELIGDNDFPITLVLEGDFRQCQTDFRDMAQTRPLDKSLLLSFGEFEGRVGITKNLLYQVSMFDGKTEAIKDQTSLKKKLIYTFNYVAKLVSLAFDNDISSDLTEISVEESSEVLSKCLNQFFHECSQTREIAENSTDKLTVDQLTQFQTSCILGRSVGLEILGYLLHDIYDENNNSFDSAKISLLAGLDWATGSDLWSGNVVKIDPNPKKPANPYRISASMNMVKLAVYNVKNRLGWVEKSTSSMLDFQ
- the dndC gene encoding DNA phosphorothioation system sulfurtransferase DndC, with the translated sequence MTDTLKSDKSPIRTIAEFVEDLNYLTQEIQELYCADTIPWVVGVSWGKDSTSILQLIWNAIAALPLEKRHKTIHVITTDTFVENPIVSTWVRRCIRQLTEAAKQQQMPVKSHLLHPEVDATFWVCLIGKGYPAPRHGFRWCTDRMKIQPVNNFIRNLVRVHCETIVVLGIRKAESQARAITMKKHEIGRVRDRLSPNGRLINSLIYTPIEDWRTDEVWMYLMQWENPWGGDNKELLAMYRGATADNECPLVVDTSTPSCGDSRFGCWVCTLVNKDKSMEAMIQNDEEKEWLQPLLELRNELDLKNDRERRDFRRIYGKVELFGSDKIEPIPGPYTKKWREYWLRRVLEAQESVRTNAPEEMKDITLITTEELSEIRRIWREEKHEFDDQLPKIYKQVTGETFQDPRPGADNNLLGSEEWDILADICAEDSMHLELLAKLIDTERQYFLKISRKGIYKDLEKCFESSSRSKEEAIENARYVYDLKNAAQSGNIAQVKEQLKESFSEPEKDPQKQLTWASMKFPTTVEEEE